A region of Candidatus Bathyarchaeota archaeon DNA encodes the following proteins:
- a CDS encoding alanine dehydrogenase — translation METLVLTDEEVKALISVREVMEMVEVAFREKGLKRVQMPTKTYLFYTRYEGDLRAMPSYLEELDISAVKVVNVHPNNKDRYGLPTVMAVVILVDPKNGFPLAIMGGKAITDLRTGAAGGIAAKYLARKDSKVLALIGAGAQARTQLAALLEVFKNIEEVRIWSRSKETVERFLTEINELCVHLPKLIPVAGVKEAVEGSDIVVTTTPSRQPIVMNNMVSPGTHFNCIGADAPGKQELDPSILKRSKIVVDDWEQASHSGEINVPLSRGLITKDDVWAEIGEVVAGLKPGRENPNEITVFTSTGLAVQDAVTAKIAYEKALKKGVGRFIKIT, via the coding sequence ATGGAAACTCTTGTGTTAACGGACGAGGAAGTTAAGGCGCTGATTTCTGTTAGAGAAGTTATGGAAATGGTTGAGGTTGCCTTTAGAGAGAAGGGTCTAAAGAGGGTTCAAATGCCAACTAAAACATACCTTTTTTACACTAGGTATGAGGGTGACTTGAGAGCTATGCCCTCGTACCTTGAAGAATTAGACATTTCAGCGGTCAAAGTGGTTAACGTTCATCCTAACAACAAGGATAGGTATGGCCTTCCAACTGTGATGGCTGTTGTGATACTAGTTGATCCTAAAAATGGTTTTCCACTTGCTATCATGGGCGGCAAAGCCATAACAGACTTGAGAACTGGTGCTGCAGGCGGAATAGCTGCCAAATATCTTGCAAGAAAGGATTCCAAGGTTTTGGCATTAATTGGGGCTGGTGCCCAAGCACGAACTCAACTGGCAGCGCTTCTTGAAGTTTTCAAAAACATTGAGGAGGTTAGGATTTGGAGTAGAAGTAAGGAGACAGTGGAGAGATTTCTAACTGAAATTAATGAATTATGCGTGCATTTACCCAAACTTATCCCGGTAGCTGGCGTAAAGGAGGCTGTAGAAGGCTCCGACATTGTTGTAACGACGACGCCCTCTAGGCAGCCTATAGTCATGAACAATATGGTTTCTCCGGGAACCCACTTTAACTGCATAGGTGCAGATGCTCCTGGAAAACAAGAGTTGGATCCCTCAATTCTTAAAAGGTCCAAGATAGTTGTGGATGATTGGGAGCAAGCCTCTCACAGTGGAGAAATAAACGTTCCGCTAAGCCGAGGACTAATTACAAAAGATGATGTTTGGGCTGAAATAGGTGAGGTTGTCGCCGGTTTAAAACCTGGAAGAGAAAACCCCAACGAGATCACGGTTTTCACTTCAACAGGTTTGGCAGTGCAGGATGCTGTTACTGCAAAGATTGCCTACGAAAAAGCGTTAAAGAAAGGTGTCGGGAGGTTTATCAAAATAACATAA
- a CDS encoding metallophosphoesterase, giving the protein MSRLFFATDIHGSERCFRKFINAGRFYKADVLILGGDLTGKAIIPIVHQPDGTYVSHFIGTKYVLKNPKELNDFEDRVRGAGYYPCVLTPEESERIASDKSVLGTLFKRLIIETLERWIALCKEHLRGTNVKVFVTGGNDDEPMVEDLLKKTEDDNIVYCEGKVVWVDDSHEMISTGYSNLTPFECPRDVPEEVLAKKIEEVVSKVENMENCIFNMHCPPYGSGLDLAPELDKNLKPVIIGGKYNFIPCGSTAVMNAIKHYQPLLGLHGHIHESPGAVKIGRTLCINPGSEYTEGILKGTVVNLDKKGIKGYILTSG; this is encoded by the coding sequence ATGTCAAGACTATTTTTTGCTACGGACATTCATGGATCAGAAAGGTGTTTCCGGAAGTTCATTAACGCTGGACGCTTCTATAAAGCAGATGTTCTTATACTTGGTGGTGACCTAACTGGGAAGGCAATTATTCCAATTGTTCATCAGCCTGATGGAACTTACGTTTCGCATTTTATTGGTACAAAATATGTATTAAAAAATCCCAAAGAGCTCAATGATTTTGAAGATAGAGTTCGCGGAGCTGGTTATTATCCTTGTGTTCTAACACCAGAAGAATCAGAGAGGATAGCTAGTGATAAATCAGTGTTGGGGACCTTGTTTAAGCGTTTAATTATTGAAACTCTTGAAAGATGGATCGCGCTCTGCAAGGAACATCTGCGAGGTACAAATGTAAAAGTGTTTGTTACGGGAGGAAATGACGATGAACCCATGGTGGAGGACCTCCTCAAAAAAACAGAAGATGATAATATTGTTTACTGCGAGGGAAAAGTTGTATGGGTTGACGACTCTCACGAAATGATTAGCACCGGATATAGTAATCTCACACCTTTTGAATGCCCAAGAGATGTACCTGAGGAAGTTCTTGCAAAAAAGATTGAGGAAGTAGTGTCAAAAGTTGAAAACATGGAAAACTGTATTTTCAATATGCATTGTCCTCCTTACGGGTCCGGTCTCGATTTAGCACCGGAGCTAGATAAAAATCTTAAACCAGTCATCATCGGTGGAAAATATAACTTTATTCCGTGTGGCAGTACCGCCGTTATGAACGCTATTAAACATTATCAGCCTCTTTTGGGGTTGCATGGGCACATTCATGAATCCCCTGGAGCCGTAAAAATCGGTAGAACTCTATGCATAAACCCTGGAAGCGAATACACTGAAGGAATTTTAAAAGGAACCGTTGTGAACTTAGATAAAAAAGGAATAAAAGGTTATATTTTGACTTCCGGGTGA
- a CDS encoding APC family permease, with the protein MTEEKRVYVRKASGLVRAIGAFGALAVCIGAVSPGSGRFLALIGAISWPGLIVPLWLLIGAVMCFFHAMLYAQIGGAMPRSGGDYVFVNRVIHPVIGFMMSFTFMVTMAFTIGGAVVPDVVFRGIGFGAWSLGVVTNNPGLVSWGIEISNSPTWWFIIGTIAMVIALLIMVAPTKVWLRIYEVALILSIITAIAMGIIFALNSHVDFVAAWNRLLPNVAYSTFISTAENLGCPIGVPSDIAATISGAVLAFWIYLGYQYAVNFAGEIKEATKSIPIAVIGSLILALFAHEIVYFFAVPVVTDDFLRAAGWLFYVERGALPIGFTGVDFASFLLFPNPVWVILVSGTTVLTIVAFWMTAMLTFSRTMFAWSFDRILPSKAAYVTARTRTPLISMIVGFVIIELGVVVACFMGPALVHFNWLFVATLMTCIAAIAGIVFPLKKNLFELAPSYVKKGKLISIMGAITLGIFIFMAYTILALPAIYGPVTEWTIAWVVGLMALAAIIYYASRWYHLKTEGIDITLASKEIPPA; encoded by the coding sequence ATGACTGAGGAAAAACGTGTCTACGTCAGAAAAGCTTCTGGTCTTGTGAGGGCGATAGGAGCCTTTGGAGCACTGGCTGTTTGCATAGGTGCAGTAAGTCCCGGGAGTGGACGGTTTTTAGCTCTGATAGGCGCCATATCTTGGCCTGGTCTAATTGTTCCTCTATGGCTGCTCATAGGCGCTGTTATGTGCTTTTTCCATGCAATGCTATATGCACAAATAGGAGGAGCTATGCCTAGATCCGGTGGTGATTATGTCTTCGTAAATAGGGTTATCCATCCAGTCATAGGGTTTATGATGAGCTTCACGTTTATGGTGACTATGGCCTTCACTATTGGAGGAGCTGTTGTACCTGATGTTGTTTTTAGAGGCATAGGCTTCGGTGCATGGTCATTAGGAGTTGTGACAAATAATCCCGGCTTAGTTTCTTGGGGGATAGAGATTTCCAATTCACCAACATGGTGGTTTATTATAGGCACAATTGCCATGGTTATAGCCCTATTAATAATGGTGGCGCCAACAAAAGTTTGGCTGCGAATTTACGAAGTTGCTTTAATACTTTCAATAATAACTGCGATAGCCATGGGGATTATTTTTGCCTTAAATTCTCATGTAGATTTTGTAGCCGCTTGGAATCGCTTACTGCCGAATGTGGCATACAGTACCTTCATCTCAACTGCTGAGAATCTTGGATGCCCTATAGGGGTTCCAAGTGATATAGCGGCCACAATTTCCGGCGCTGTTTTGGCATTTTGGATATATTTAGGCTATCAATATGCTGTAAATTTTGCTGGAGAAATTAAAGAGGCTACAAAAAGTATACCGATAGCAGTCATCGGCTCGCTTATTCTCGCCTTATTCGCACATGAAATTGTGTACTTTTTCGCCGTCCCTGTTGTAACAGACGATTTTCTGCGGGCCGCAGGGTGGCTGTTTTATGTTGAGCGCGGTGCATTACCAATAGGCTTTACTGGCGTGGACTTTGCTTCGTTCCTTCTGTTTCCTAATCCTGTATGGGTTATACTTGTTTCTGGGACAACTGTTCTAACAATCGTGGCATTTTGGATGACGGCAATGCTTACATTCAGCAGAACCATGTTCGCATGGAGTTTCGACAGAATACTTCCATCAAAAGCAGCTTATGTCACCGCAAGGACCCGCACTCCTCTGATCTCAATGATCGTTGGCTTTGTTATTATAGAACTGGGAGTTGTGGTTGCTTGCTTTATGGGCCCTGCACTAGTTCACTTTAATTGGCTTTTCGTGGCAACGCTTATGACATGTATAGCGGCGATCGCAGGGATAGTGTTTCCATTAAAAAAGAACTTATTTGAGCTAGCTCCATCGTATGTGAAGAAGGGCAAACTTATCTCTATAATGGGGGCTATAACTCTGGGGATATTCATTTTCATGGCATACACAATTCTTGCACTACCTGCCATATATGGACCTGTAACCGAATGGACTATCGCATGGGTCGTTGGTTTAATGGCCCTCGCAGCAATAATCTACTACGCGAGTCGTTGGTATCACCTTAAAACTGAAGGTATAGATATAACACTGGCCTCAAAAGAAATACCGCCGGCATAA